Genomic DNA from Ruminococcus sp. OA3:
CTTAAATTTCCGGAAAATACTGCGTATCTTTGTCGGAAACCCCAGTATCCGCTGCCAGATCTTCCGTATTTTCCCAAAGATTCCGCTGCCCGGACGTTCCCGTTTTTTTTCGCGGTAAAGATCCATCGTTTTATCCGGAACATTATGCTCTCTCTTGTCATTCAGCTCAGAGATTTCGGTTTTTTTGGTTTCTGTCTCTTTCACCGGCGTTGCTGGAAGAACAGCCGTCCCTGTCGAAACGGTCTTTTCAGCTCTTTTCCTGAACATCTGTTTTATGCCGGAGAATATTCTATTCAGCCGGTCCAGCGAGATGCCGAAAATCCGTATCACAAGAGATGTCCCTTTATCCGACATGCCCGCCCTGACAGACAACAGCCCACCCAGCCAGGATACGCGGATATTCCCGGATAATTCCTCCGGAGTCCTGATGCCTTCCAGCCGGTAGCATACCGGGACAAACAGCAGACAGAGAATCGCCAGCAGCACAAGTCCCAGTATGACCAGCAGCAGCACACCTATTATTTTTAAGATTATGAAAATAATATGTAACATGACTCCACCTTTTATTACGCTTTCTGATTATTTTCCAGAAATGCCCGGATCTGGACATCTCCCGTCTTCTCCCAGACTTCTCTGGTGATCTCCTCCACAAGTTCCAGTGCCTCTTCATATCCCTCTGATATACCCACGATCATCGGGCATCTGGCCCGCAATGGTTTCTGAAGAAGATAATTTGAAGAAATGATCTCCAGATGATCAGCCGGATTGGCAGCAAGCGTAATCACATATACACCGATCATACCGGATCCATTGTCGATCTTCCTTCGGATTTTTTTTTCTTTCTTTTTTGCAGTATCGCCCACATAAAGGTTCTTATACCAGTTTAACATAAATCTGTCCTTTATTTTTTGTCTTCCAATCTCTTTAAAATGGCATCAATTACCGTCCGCAGCACTTTAATGCGTGCATAATATTTACAGTTGCCTTCCACAATGATCCATGGTGCGTAGGTCGTGGAGGTGTGGATCAGCATCTCATCAACTGCCTGTTCGTACAGATCCCATTTTTCCCGGTTTCGCCAGTCCTCGTCCGTAATTTTCCACTGTTTGGACGGATCTTCCATACGCTCTTTAAAACGCCTCTCCTGCTCATCCTTGTCAATCTGCATCCAGAACTTCAGAACAATCGCACCGTCATGGGCCCAGCTTGCCTCCATGTCATTAATCTCTTTGTATGCGCGTTTCCATTCAGTCTCTGAACAGAATCCCTCGATTCTCTCTACCATGACCCTGCCGTACCAGGTTCTGTCGTAGATTGCTACATGGCCGTCTTTTGGCACCTGATTCCAGAAACGCCACAGATAATGATGGGAACGCTCCAGGTCATTCGGCGCTGCCGTCGGGTTTACCTGATATCCCCGCGGGTCCATGCGTTCTGTCAGGCGTTTGATGGCACCGCCTTTTCCGCCTGCATCCCAGCCTTCAAATCCGATGATAACAGGAATTCTCCTGCGGTACAACTCTCCGTGCAGGTGCTCGATCTGTGACTGCAGATCTTCCAGGTACTTCTTATACTCGTCTTTTTTATATGTCAGGCTCAGATCCACACTGTGCAGACTTGAAGTCCGCATCACGCTGTCGTAAAGCAGCTCTTCAGGCGCTGTCTGTACTTCCACCGGCTCCCCGCCGGCATTCTCTTCTCTCTGGAGCTCCTTTTGTTCCAGCTTTTTCTTTTTAGCTTCAATCGCCTCTGTCAGACACCGGATAACCGACATATAAATTTTTACTGTAGCAAATTCCCGGTCCACGGACTCAATGATTGTCCACGGCGCACAGTCCGTATCTGTCTTCTGCAACATCTCATCATTAATGCGCTTATACTCCTCATACTGTTCATTCCGTTTCAGATCTCCCTTGCTGACACGCCATGCACTCGCCGAATCGCTCATCAGTTTTTCGAAACGCTTTTTCTGCTCTTTCTTTCCAATGCAGAGGAAGAGTTTCAGAATCGCCGTCCCGCCGTCCGAAAGCTGCTGCTCAAAGGCATTGATCTCATCGTACGCGTACTGAAGTTCATAGTCTGTTGTGATCTTATCAAACCGGTCCACCTGAACTTTCCGGTACCAGCTCCTGTCAAATATCGCGATTCTTCCGTTCGGAGGGGTCTTTGTCCAGAATCTCCACAGAAACGGACGCATGCGCTCTTCCTCAGTCTCACTTCCCGTAGCATATACGGAAAATCCTCTGGGATCCAGCGCATGTATCAGATTGCTGATCTGTACTCCTTTACCGGCAGCACCAAATCCCTCAAAGACGATCATCACCGGTATCTGCAGCTCTTTGCACTCTCTCTGCAGCAGTGCCAGCTGAGGTTCCAGCCGTTCCATCCGTTTCTTGTACTCACCTTTTCCGAGCTTTTTTGTCAGATTAATCTGTTCCAGCATAGAATCCCTCCTTTTTATTTTAGAATAAGGGAGAGATACTGGTATCCCTCCCTTTTCTACAAGAATCATTAATAGTATTTGCGATTTCCCCACAGGTTGGATTTTTTCAAATCCAGATATTCCTGATAGGCCATTTCCAAAATCTGCCGTTCATTTGAAAATTTTAACAGGTGGTAAGCTTCATGGAACTTATAATATCCCGAATCAACAAAATATTCCTCTCTCTGAGGTTTGCTGTGATAACTGTTCGCCATCATCAGATACCAGTGAACATCTTTTTCCACCGTGTCTTCCGGAACAGTAAAACTATATTGACTTTTTCCAATGTATTTGATAATGGAAGCTTGTACCCCCGCTTCTTCCAGAACCTCCCGCATTGCGGTATCCTTATAGTCCTCTCCTCTTTCAACAGTTCCCTTCGGCAATACCCATCCCTCATACTTGTTTTTATAGCTTTTATATAAGGTCAGGATCTTCCCCCGATATATTACCACCCCGCCACAGCTCGTTGCCTCAATCATTGCAATTCCTCCTGTTATGCGTAGTGTTACTTGTAATAAGTATACCTCTTTTTAACAGGGTGTGCAACCTTAATTGTAATATGCATCGAATATTTGTTTTGCTATGGGGACTGCGACATCACTGCCTGTCCCGGAACTTTCCGCGATCACACTGACGACAATATCCGGATTGTCAACGTTTGAAAATCCGACGAACCATGCATGTGGAGATCCGCTCATATCACCGTGTTCGGCTGTTCCTGTCTTTCCGGCTGCCGTGTAGCTCTGACCGGAAAGCATGGATGCGGTGCCGCTCTGTACAACCCCCTCCATCAGTTCCTTGATCGTCTGTGCCTCCTCGGATGTCATCAGTCTTTCATAGACCGACGGTGAATATTTCTTCACGCTGGCTCCGGTGTAGTTTTCAATCCGGTCCACAAAATACGGCTCCATAAGATTCCCGCCGTTAGCAACAGCGGCTGTTATCATTGCCATGTGCATCGGTGATGTGACCGTATTCCCCTGCCCGATCGCCGTCTGCATGGCAAGTGCATCCGGTGTACTGCCATCGAGCGTGAATTTCCCCTTGCTGTAAGGAATCTCGATGGGAAGCTTTTTGTTAAACAATACATCCTCCGCTGTCTGTGCGAAGGTACCTCTGCCAAGATCTACACCGATCTGTGCAAATGCACTGTTGCAGGATTTCGCAAACGCCGCCGCAAAATCCTCGTGACCATGCACGTTGTTATTATAACAGTGGATCGTATACCCCCCATTTGTCACTTCACCCTGGCAGTCAAAAGAAAAGTCACTCAGACGCTCCCCGGATCTCAGGTACGCCAGAGTTGTCACTATTTTAAATGTTGACCCCGGCGGATAAAGACCCTGTGTCGCGCGATTCAGAAGATTTGTGTTACTGTCGTCACTGACAAGTTCATCCCAGATAGAGCTCAGCGTATTTGGATCAAAA
This window encodes:
- a CDS encoding DUF2953 domain-containing protein — encoded protein: MLHIIFIILKIIGVLLLVILGLVLLAILCLLFVPVCYRLEGIRTPEELSGNIRVSWLGGLLSVRAGMSDKGTSLVIRIFGISLDRLNRIFSGIKQMFRKRAEKTVSTGTAVLPATPVKETETKKTEISELNDKREHNVPDKTMDLYREKKRERPGSGIFGKIRKIWQRILGFPTKIRSIFRKFKLTLTEIYAKIKKWKSFLADETTKETIRFLWTTSKSLLRQLIPRRAKGYIKFGFDDPALTGQALGICGIIVPLYKTKLQVIPVFDQEILEGRVVLSGHILGVVLLRLGWRVYRSKSVKKTFRRFQHKEA
- a CDS encoding NUDIX domain-containing protein encodes the protein MIEATSCGGVVIYRGKILTLYKSYKNKYEGWVLPKGTVERGEDYKDTAMREVLEEAGVQASIIKYIGKSQYSFTVPEDTVEKDVHWYLMMANSYHSKPQREEYFVDSGYYKFHEAYHLLKFSNERQILEMAYQEYLDLKKSNLWGNRKYY
- the pap gene encoding polyphosphate:AMP phosphotransferase; translation: MLEQINLTKKLGKGEYKKRMERLEPQLALLQRECKELQIPVMIVFEGFGAAGKGVQISNLIHALDPRGFSVYATGSETEEERMRPFLWRFWTKTPPNGRIAIFDRSWYRKVQVDRFDKITTDYELQYAYDEINAFEQQLSDGGTAILKLFLCIGKKEQKKRFEKLMSDSASAWRVSKGDLKRNEQYEEYKRINDEMLQKTDTDCAPWTIIESVDREFATVKIYMSVIRCLTEAIEAKKKKLEQKELQREENAGGEPVEVQTAPEELLYDSVMRTSSLHSVDLSLTYKKDEYKKYLEDLQSQIEHLHGELYRRRIPVIIGFEGWDAGGKGGAIKRLTERMDPRGYQVNPTAAPNDLERSHHYLWRFWNQVPKDGHVAIYDRTWYGRVMVERIEGFCSETEWKRAYKEINDMEASWAHDGAIVLKFWMQIDKDEQERRFKERMEDPSKQWKITDEDWRNREKWDLYEQAVDEMLIHTSTTYAPWIIVEGNCKYYARIKVLRTVIDAILKRLEDKK
- a CDS encoding penicillin-binding transpeptidase domain-containing protein, translating into MSRKEEKALSRQEKKALKKKSKRKQKKASGGKEYVVVAYTFVVIFLSLIGYMVYFNVKLSEEFLNSPYNKRQSSYEERVVRGDIMASGGEILAQTETDEEGNEYRTYPYNNLFAHVVGYTSNGNSGLESTENYHLLTSHAGAVEQVTNEFKEEKNMGDTIVTTLDVRLQQVAYDALGGYNGAVVVMEPDTGKVLAMVSKPDFDPNTLSSIWDELVSDDSNTNLLNRATQGLYPPGSTFKIVTTLAYLRSGERLSDFSFDCQGEVTNGGYTIHCYNNNVHGHEDFAAAFAKSCNSAFAQIGVDLGRGTFAQTAEDVLFNKKLPIEIPYSKGKFTLDGSTPDALAMQTAIGQGNTVTSPMHMAMITAAVANGGNLMEPYFVDRIENYTGASVKKYSPSVYERLMTSEEAQTIKELMEGVVQSGTASMLSGQSYTAAGKTGTAEHGDMSGSPHAWFVGFSNVDNPDIVVSVIAESSGTGSDVAVPIAKQIFDAYYN